A window of the Armatimonadota bacterium genome harbors these coding sequences:
- a CDS encoding molybdenum cofactor guanylyltransferase, which produces MLSLRCAILAGGRSSRLGQDKRFLSIRGRTCFQRALDAVAELDPAPFLLVRDEEDARQLKCATCAILTDPLPGEGPLAALANALDRLDKDWLLLLAVDYPLVTPFFLKRMTTYAERDGRDSLCIVPCEGEMPHVTCALYSKLTAPSCQKFVDEGGRSIQRWIRTLSPISFVDESIWGRWGAYKPLLNLNTVADLEALESLDEQGYT; this is translated from the coding sequence ATGTTGAGCCTGCGGTGCGCGATCCTCGCGGGCGGGCGCTCGTCGCGCCTCGGCCAAGACAAGCGATTTCTCTCGATCCGAGGTCGAACTTGCTTTCAGCGGGCGTTGGACGCCGTTGCCGAGTTAGATCCTGCGCCATTCCTGCTGGTGCGGGACGAAGAGGATGCTCGGCAGTTAAAATGCGCGACGTGTGCGATTCTTACAGACCCTTTGCCCGGCGAGGGGCCTTTGGCGGCGCTGGCCAACGCGCTGGACCGCCTGGACAAAGATTGGCTGCTGCTTCTGGCCGTGGACTATCCGCTTGTAACGCCTTTCTTCCTTAAGCGCATGACGACCTATGCCGAAAGAGACGGCAGAGATTCGCTCTGCATTGTGCCCTGCGAGGGAGAGATGCCGCATGTAACCTGCGCTCTCTATTCGAAGCTGACCGCACCTTCATGCCAGAAGTTTGTGGACGAAGGCGGGCGATCGATACAGCGATGGATACGCACCCTCTCGCCCATTTCGTTCGTCGATGAGTCGATTTGGGGCCGTTGGGGAGCGTACAAGCCGTTGCTCAATTTGAACACGGTCGCAGACCTTGAGGCGTTGGAAAGCCTAGACGAGCAAGGGTATACTTGA
- a CDS encoding iron-containing redox enzyme family protein: protein MNLEQRLQDAIEPYRLLNHPFYQAWSEGTLPIEKLRVYAEEYGALVGLLPMGWTVQNDEETQHEEEEHIELWEEFAHGLDTHAGEGTIAQTKTLVETTRRLFGNRATALGALYAFEVQQPETASSKLDGLRQFYSLPTEVEPYFIEHSKNHHEAEKLIARLTQLSDEDQAIAIAACGEMAKALYDALTGIHGEAAA, encoded by the coding sequence ATGAACCTTGAACAACGATTGCAAGATGCTATAGAGCCCTATCGACTTCTGAATCACCCGTTCTATCAGGCTTGGAGCGAAGGGACCTTGCCGATTGAAAAACTGCGCGTCTATGCGGAGGAGTACGGCGCCCTGGTTGGACTGCTACCGATGGGCTGGACCGTTCAAAACGACGAGGAAACCCAGCACGAGGAAGAGGAGCATATCGAACTGTGGGAAGAGTTTGCCCACGGCCTTGACACGCACGCTGGGGAAGGCACGATCGCCCAGACTAAGACCCTGGTGGAAACGACCAGACGGCTGTTCGGCAACCGGGCAACCGCGCTCGGGGCGCTTTATGCGTTCGAAGTGCAGCAGCCCGAGACAGCCTCGTCCAAACTAGACGGTTTGCGACAGTTCTATAGCCTGCCGACCGAGGTGGAGCCTTACTTTATCGAGCATAGCAAGAACCATCACGAGGCCGAGAAACTGATAGCCCGACTGACGCAGCTGAGCGATGAGGACCAGGCGATCGCGATCGCTGCTTGCGGCGAGATGGCCAAGGCGCTCTACGACGCCCTGACCGGCATTCACGGCGAAGCTGCAGCCTGA
- the ftcD gene encoding glutamate formimidoyltransferase — protein sequence MKGLRLLCVPNFSEGRRPKVLQAIRDAIASHRVEFHGEWPDADHNRTVFAYSGLARHVAKAVIDSGMVAREMIDLNKHEGAHPRIGALDVMPFVLFDPAREEEAVIASHRIAKRYAKDVGTPVYLYEQSAKPGRIADLPTLRKGEFEGWVGQTLNGLRKPDYGGSRLHPTAGATIMGVRRPLAAFNVNLTADDLQCAKEVAKQVRELRDTEPELTGVRAIGVWLPQRGHAQISLNLSRLDATNVTSVFHRICELVWRQGGTVTGSELIGVLFDTDAAKALGASLDAGIAPQQIIETQAAASP from the coding sequence ATGAAGGGTTTGCGCCTTCTATGCGTCCCCAACTTCTCAGAGGGCCGTCGCCCAAAGGTCCTCCAAGCAATCCGAGACGCCATTGCGTCCCATCGCGTCGAGTTTCATGGCGAATGGCCCGATGCCGATCACAATCGCACTGTCTTTGCCTATTCTGGCCTCGCGCGGCACGTTGCCAAGGCTGTCATCGACTCGGGCATGGTTGCGCGAGAGATGATCGATCTTAACAAGCACGAAGGCGCGCATCCAAGGATCGGCGCGCTGGATGTGATGCCGTTCGTGTTATTTGATCCAGCAAGAGAAGAGGAAGCAGTCATCGCGTCTCATCGCATTGCCAAGCGTTATGCGAAGGACGTTGGCACACCAGTCTATTTGTATGAACAATCCGCCAAACCGGGACGAATTGCCGACCTGCCGACTTTGCGCAAAGGCGAGTTTGAAGGATGGGTCGGTCAGACCTTGAACGGCTTGCGAAAGCCGGACTATGGCGGATCGCGCTTACATCCAACGGCGGGCGCTACCATAATGGGCGTGCGCCGACCGTTGGCCGCGTTTAACGTGAACTTAACGGCAGACGACTTGCAGTGTGCTAAAGAAGTGGCCAAGCAGGTGCGAGAATTGCGAGACACCGAGCCAGAGCTGACCGGCGTTCGGGCGATCGGCGTCTGGCTCCCCCAACGAGGCCATGCCCAGATATCCCTGAATTTGTCCCGTTTGGACGCCACGAACGTAACCAGCGTCTTTCATAGAATCTGCGAGTTGGTGTGGCGACAGGGCGGCACGGTTACGGGTTCGGAATTGATCGGGGTGCTTTTCGATACAGACGCGGCGAAGGCTTTGGGGGCGAGCCTAGACGCTGGCATCGCCCCTCAACAGATCATCGAGACTCAGGCTGCAGCTTCGCCGTGA
- a CDS encoding HDOD domain-containing protein, with the protein MNDGNKIIAQIRDIAVLPQVVHQVIDLTSNPHATAKELEAVISIDPGMSSRVLNTVNSAYYSLPRKIASIKEAVVFLGFQTIRHIATTAGMFELFLGKADRENVRRRQWWRHSIDVGLCARLIASQSHEASPEEAYTAGLLHDIGKPLLDRYGGEDYDLVEQLVAQGVPTLPAEQEIFTCEHAELGRLVSLHWRFPENLANAIGQHHEDDPAALEEPWLTAVTQLADWTAHLVRKQIEEEEPAPPKWTLEILKLTPNQLQAVIIGCEAELSESPLQGLAA; encoded by the coding sequence ATGAACGATGGCAACAAGATAATCGCACAGATCCGGGACATTGCGGTTCTGCCTCAGGTCGTTCATCAAGTTATCGACCTAACGTCCAATCCCCATGCCACAGCCAAAGAATTGGAAGCCGTCATCTCGATCGACCCCGGCATGTCTTCTCGCGTCTTGAACACCGTCAATTCGGCTTACTACAGTCTGCCGCGAAAGATTGCTTCGATTAAGGAAGCGGTGGTCTTCTTGGGTTTTCAGACAATACGCCACATCGCGACCACGGCTGGCATGTTCGAGCTGTTCTTAGGCAAGGCCGATCGAGAGAACGTTCGAAGAAGGCAGTGGTGGCGACACTCCATCGATGTCGGATTGTGCGCCCGGCTGATCGCCTCCCAATCTCACGAAGCATCGCCCGAAGAGGCCTACACCGCCGGATTGTTGCACGACATTGGCAAGCCGCTGCTGGATCGATATGGCGGCGAAGATTACGATCTGGTAGAGCAACTGGTCGCCCAAGGCGTACCGACGTTGCCCGCCGAGCAAGAGATTTTCACTTGCGAACATGCGGAGCTGGGTCGTTTGGTCAGCCTCCACTGGCGATTCCCCGAAAATCTTGCAAATGCGATCGGACAGCATCATGAGGATGACCCTGCCGCGCTCGAAGAACCCTGGCTGACCGCCGTTACTCAACTTGCGGACTGGACGGCCCATCTTGTCAGGAAACAGATCGAAGAAGAAGAGCCGGCGCCTCCAAAGTGGACTCTCGAAATCCTAAAACTGACCCCTAATCAGCTCCAAGCCGTGATCATTGGCTGCGAAGCCGAGTTGAGCGAATCGCCTCTCCAAGGACTGGCCGCATAA
- the tadA gene encoding Flp pilus assembly complex ATPase component TadA, producing MYTGELFVQLGLIDNDQLQQALAKQHEEGATQPIGDILVQFGFITDRDRTRALGAHWGVPFYDPSETSAEEGAVKLLSAEASRRYKAVPFKHEDNRLCVAMAKPLDIFAIDEIRLLTGCEVEAYIAVEEDIQAIQRQYYRNDASVVKAVEQVMQEFASNEIAITKEQEEELSVEELRELGEDAPIVRLANMIITQAIADGASDIHVEPTKECVKVRYRVDGVMLDNMVLPKRVQASLVSRFKIMSEMDIAEKRVPQDNRISATIDGHEYDFRVSTLPCLYGEKVVMRVLDKGNIRIGLSKLGFLSDTLTKLEEVCARTYGIILVTGPTGSGKSTTLYSILSQLNTGLVNIITAEDPAEYELAGVNQVQVNHKAGLTFGRALRAMLRQDPDIIMVGEMRDQETATIAVESALTGHLVLSTLHTNDAPSAPPRLTEMGVEPFMIASSLVAVLAQRLARTICPRCKEEYTIPYHELLAQGFDLPNPPERVKLYRGAGCDFCKRTGYKGRTGLHELMTINDEIRDQILKHSAAHSIRETALATGMRPLKYDALCKALMGETTIEEIVRVIYSG from the coding sequence CTGTACACAGGGGAACTCTTTGTTCAGCTCGGGCTGATCGACAACGACCAGCTGCAGCAGGCATTGGCCAAACAGCACGAGGAAGGCGCCACTCAACCGATAGGCGACATCCTCGTGCAATTTGGCTTTATAACAGACCGAGACCGCACTCGCGCCCTGGGCGCGCACTGGGGAGTGCCCTTTTACGATCCGAGCGAAACGAGCGCCGAAGAAGGCGCCGTCAAGCTCCTTTCGGCCGAAGCCTCCAGACGGTACAAAGCCGTTCCTTTCAAGCACGAAGACAACCGGCTCTGTGTCGCCATGGCCAAGCCGCTCGACATCTTTGCCATCGACGAAATCCGCCTTCTGACCGGTTGCGAGGTCGAGGCCTACATTGCTGTCGAAGAGGATATACAGGCCATCCAGCGCCAATACTACCGAAACGACGCCTCGGTGGTCAAAGCCGTCGAACAGGTGATGCAGGAGTTTGCAAGCAACGAGATCGCCATCACCAAAGAGCAAGAAGAGGAGCTCAGCGTCGAAGAACTCCGAGAGTTGGGCGAAGACGCGCCAATTGTCCGCCTGGCCAACATGATCATCACTCAGGCGATTGCGGACGGCGCGAGCGACATCCACGTCGAGCCGACTAAAGAGTGCGTCAAAGTTCGCTACCGCGTCGATGGCGTCATGCTGGACAATATGGTGCTGCCCAAGCGCGTGCAGGCATCGCTCGTTTCGCGATTCAAGATCATGTCCGAAATGGACATCGCCGAGAAGCGCGTGCCTCAGGACAATCGCATCAGCGCGACGATCGATGGGCACGAGTATGATTTTCGCGTCTCCACCCTGCCTTGTCTCTATGGCGAGAAAGTCGTCATGCGCGTCCTGGACAAAGGCAACATACGGATCGGTCTGAGCAAGCTAGGCTTTTTGAGCGACACGCTGACGAAATTAGAAGAGGTCTGCGCGCGCACCTATGGGATCATCTTGGTAACGGGCCCTACAGGTTCGGGAAAGTCCACAACCCTTTACTCAATTCTCTCGCAACTTAACACCGGATTGGTCAACATAATTACAGCAGAGGATCCTGCCGAATATGAACTTGCGGGCGTCAACCAGGTGCAGGTTAACCACAAGGCCGGTTTGACCTTCGGACGGGCTTTGAGAGCCATGCTTCGTCAAGACCCCGATATCATCATGGTCGGCGAGATGCGAGACCAAGAGACGGCGACAATCGCGGTCGAATCGGCTTTGACCGGGCACTTAGTCCTGTCTACCTTGCATACGAACGACGCCCCCAGCGCGCCGCCTCGCCTGACCGAAATGGGCGTCGAACCCTTCATGATCGCTTCGTCTTTGGTCGCCGTACTGGCGCAAAGACTGGCCCGAACGATCTGCCCTCGATGCAAGGAAGAGTACACAATCCCCTACCATGAATTGCTCGCTCAGGGTTTCGACTTGCCCAATCCGCCCGAACGAGTCAAGCTCTATCGCGGCGCGGGATGCGACTTCTGCAAGCGGACGGGATACAAGGGCCGTACGGGATTGCACGAACTGATGACGATCAACGACGAGATTAGGGACCAGATACTGAAGCACTCTGCAGCGCACAGCATACGAGAAACGGCGCTGGCAACGGGCATGAGACCGCTGAAGTACGACGCGCTGTGCAAAGCGCTGATGGGCGAAACAACGATCGAGGAGATTGTCCGCGTTATCTACAGCGGATAG
- a CDS encoding AMIN domain-containing protein — MRPIAILIALAAIVCANAQKVDKIVHTSCKDGGCAVTIEGKALPKPTIASMKGNLLVVDFSASLDGKPKTQRLNDPHLASYRYGWYTNKPPKVRLVLTLKGQTPYRLTTVDNGYQIVLGKNAKPAPPQRAEPIKSSNLAEPLREAVIAAQTPVEPPAAILASQPMTVASRTSRFDYRTTASDVRISLEFVRAEITDVLKALAYQSGVNIVTSPEVQGQITVSLTNVTVDEALNLVARLSKFHYRRLDSAYIVGSESSIAEFSRSPIPTNVEMLTDVIPLVNTSPGEVANYITAKFPSVKSSVPEKSAMPYIVLSGPKDSVVAAREAVLEFQRTVSDDSQIVAHSYRVKYSDARDLKKIVEQMVPTVSVALGPMPLVSHATLGGGSAMTSSAGSSEGGSDSAGASGSSQSASAGAPSGGTSTSTAATPGMESPSTLLLYGPTGDVERALNVLAQADVRVPQVLIEAKVVDLIDRKLSEIGIDWDFKQFNPSNSNYAPWTNELNVSGNHEGIRFGLIKIPWQVNATLNAMMTDQRNRLLASPKVAVLDGRQATIFIGDEINYVKSIQQTSTGINIETGKVNAGIILQAAPRVHEDSLITLNLHPEASVITGFLQVPGGGSLPQVARRFANTTIRIRDGETIVIGGLIREDEIRKMEKVPLLGDLPIIGQLFRKDSKERGQSEIVIMITVRLISDERE; from the coding sequence ATGAGGCCGATAGCCATACTCATCGCGTTGGCAGCCATCGTGTGCGCCAACGCCCAGAAAGTCGATAAGATCGTTCACACCAGTTGCAAGGACGGCGGATGCGCCGTTACGATCGAAGGCAAGGCGCTGCCAAAGCCGACCATCGCATCCATGAAAGGCAACCTGTTGGTCGTCGATTTTAGCGCGTCGCTCGATGGCAAGCCCAAAACCCAGCGATTGAACGACCCGCATCTTGCCAGCTATCGGTATGGTTGGTACACCAACAAGCCTCCTAAAGTGCGGCTGGTGCTGACGCTTAAGGGCCAGACGCCCTATCGGCTGACCACCGTCGACAACGGCTACCAGATCGTTTTGGGCAAGAATGCCAAACCAGCGCCGCCCCAGCGGGCAGAGCCCATCAAGTCGTCCAACCTGGCCGAGCCATTGCGCGAGGCCGTCATTGCTGCCCAGACTCCCGTCGAGCCGCCGGCTGCCATTTTAGCAAGCCAGCCCATGACGGTCGCTTCGCGCACGAGTCGGTTTGATTACAGGACGACCGCCAGCGATGTTCGAATCTCGCTCGAATTTGTTCGGGCCGAGATCACCGATGTCCTCAAGGCTCTTGCCTATCAATCGGGCGTGAACATTGTAACCAGCCCAGAAGTTCAGGGGCAGATCACCGTCAGCCTGACCAATGTAACGGTCGATGAAGCGCTGAACTTAGTCGCACGACTGAGCAAGTTCCACTACAGACGGTTGGACAGCGCCTATATCGTAGGCTCCGAAAGTTCGATAGCCGAGTTCTCGCGCTCCCCAATCCCAACCAATGTAGAGATGCTGACCGATGTGATCCCTTTGGTCAACACGTCTCCCGGCGAAGTGGCAAACTACATAACGGCTAAGTTTCCGAGCGTTAAATCAAGCGTGCCCGAAAAGTCGGCCATGCCCTACATCGTGCTCTCCGGCCCGAAAGATTCGGTCGTCGCCGCTCGCGAAGCCGTGTTGGAGTTTCAACGCACCGTGTCGGACGATTCTCAGATTGTCGCCCACTCCTACAGGGTTAAGTACTCCGACGCCCGCGACCTGAAGAAAATCGTCGAGCAGATGGTTCCGACCGTCTCGGTCGCTTTGGGTCCGATGCCGCTCGTAAGCCATGCGACTCTGGGCGGAGGATCGGCCATGACCAGCAGCGCCGGATCGTCGGAAGGCGGTAGCGACTCCGCAGGCGCTTCGGGTTCTTCTCAATCGGCCAGCGCAGGCGCTCCATCGGGCGGAACCTCCACATCGACGGCCGCAACGCCCGGTATGGAGTCGCCCAGCACGCTGCTCCTCTATGGCCCGACCGGCGATGTAGAGCGCGCGCTGAACGTGCTGGCGCAAGCCGATGTGCGCGTGCCTCAGGTCTTGATCGAGGCAAAAGTCGTCGATCTGATCGACAGAAAGCTCAGCGAGATCGGCATCGATTGGGACTTTAAGCAGTTCAACCCGAGCAACAGCAACTATGCTCCCTGGACGAACGAACTGAACGTCTCTGGAAACCATGAAGGCATTCGGTTTGGCTTGATCAAGATTCCGTGGCAAGTCAACGCGACCCTCAATGCCATGATGACCGATCAGCGCAATCGCCTGTTGGCCAGTCCTAAGGTCGCCGTGCTCGACGGGCGCCAAGCCACGATCTTCATCGGCGACGAGATCAACTACGTCAAATCGATCCAGCAGACCTCGACCGGAATTAATATTGAGACTGGGAAGGTCAATGCTGGAATAATCCTTCAGGCGGCGCCCAGGGTGCACGAAGATTCGCTCATCACGCTCAATCTTCATCCCGAAGCGTCCGTTATCACGGGCTTCCTTCAGGTGCCCGGCGGCGGCAGCCTGCCACAGGTAGCGCGCCGATTTGCCAACACGACCATCCGCATCCGGGATGGCGAGACGATCGTTATCGGTGGTCTCATACGCGAAGACGAGATTCGCAAGATGGAAAAGGTGCCGCTCTTAGGCGACCTGCCCATCATCGGCCAGCTGTTCCGCAAAGACAGCAAAGAGCGCGGCCAATCGGAGATCGTCATCATGATCACGGTTAGGCTCATATCGGATGAGCGAGAGTAA
- the pilO gene encoding type 4a pilus biogenesis protein PilO: MKNPKSVESMFKVLGGLILVTLLASAGVSYLAYDQIKIAQEEHKKRSEEVVAAKASPERLKVLNATINGLYDHIAYLEQGVTPREYVPTLLKQMEAMATSVGLRIAAVRPVSQAATAKPPQGDAQTETAPKVRKPYDEQTISVAVKGDFWATMRFLKALNQFPKILAVQRVTVQTKADADSDGNPQLEVTTEVKAIIFKQAANDNASGQGG; encoded by the coding sequence ATGAAAAATCCTAAGTCTGTCGAATCGATGTTCAAAGTCTTGGGCGGGCTGATCCTGGTTACGCTATTGGCTTCTGCCGGCGTCTCCTACTTGGCTTACGATCAGATCAAAATCGCACAGGAGGAGCACAAAAAGCGATCCGAAGAGGTGGTCGCGGCCAAGGCCTCTCCAGAACGGCTAAAGGTCCTTAACGCGACCATCAACGGTCTGTACGACCACATCGCCTATCTCGAACAGGGCGTTACTCCGCGCGAATACGTGCCAACCCTGCTCAAACAGATGGAGGCGATGGCGACCAGCGTTGGTTTGAGGATTGCAGCCGTTAGGCCGGTCAGCCAAGCGGCCACGGCCAAGCCGCCGCAAGGCGACGCCCAAACCGAGACCGCGCCCAAAGTCAGAAAGCCGTACGACGAGCAAACTATCTCGGTGGCGGTCAAAGGAGACTTCTGGGCCACGATGCGGTTCTTAAAAGCGCTCAATCAGTTCCCTAAGATCCTCGCTGTCCAGCGTGTAACGGTGCAGACAAAGGCCGACGCGGACAGCGACGGGAATCCTCAGTTAGAAGTAACGACGGAAGTCAAGGCGATTATCTTCAAACAAGCGGCAAACGACAATGCAAGCGGCCAAGGAGGATAG
- a CDS encoding PilN domain-containing protein gives MINLIANERAQRRKQQGRTRIMGFLWLGMVVLAVGGYFSAALFIAGIESKTRALDAELQELEPARKQIAKLEGEIARLTPQLATLVAAQSDTGRWQRILTHISFNSPEFLWLHTIRTNERAGSTGPYTLTLGGTAASQQLVGEFMLRLNNCPDLERIELKFTQEKTLDAWTNAVDFEVSALIKGTELPVANDKKEGAHEKS, from the coding sequence ATGATCAACCTGATAGCGAACGAGCGCGCTCAACGCAGAAAACAGCAGGGCCGAACCCGTATCATGGGCTTCCTTTGGCTGGGAATGGTCGTGCTGGCGGTTGGCGGATACTTCTCTGCGGCGCTCTTTATAGCCGGCATCGAATCGAAGACGCGCGCGCTCGACGCCGAGCTGCAAGAATTGGAACCGGCCAGAAAGCAAATCGCCAAACTAGAAGGCGAGATCGCACGGCTGACCCCGCAATTAGCCACGCTCGTGGCCGCTCAAAGCGATACCGGACGATGGCAGCGAATCTTGACCCACATTAGCTTCAACTCGCCTGAGTTTTTGTGGCTGCACACCATCAGGACGAACGAGCGGGCGGGCAGTACGGGGCCCTACACGCTGACCCTTGGCGGCACCGCGGCTTCTCAGCAGTTGGTCGGCGAGTTCATGCTTCGACTGAACAATTGCCCTGACTTGGAGCGGATCGAACTCAAATTTACGCAAGAGAAGACGCTCGACGCCTGGACGAACGCGGTCGACTTTGAAGTGTCCGCGCTGATCAAGGGTACCGAACTGCCGGTCGCCAACGACAAGAAGGAGGGCGCCCATGAAAAATCCTAA
- the pilM gene encoding type IV pilus assembly protein PilM — MLRKWISKEGAISIDVGSHSIKFCQMRCDGTIEEALECPTPQDTVREGTVIDAPAVGAAIKRTIQEIGLKGGAVSLTVGGPAVVARPVKLPSMTNDALAKSIQYEASRYLPTATSEHYVGFDVISRNADQMEALIVAAPREVVQSRLQAARIAGLDPEVVEIEPFALLRSVQLQATDVENPAGLALIDIGANHTQVTVMHGSAFALTRYINIGSEVMSTAIRNYFHYSPEEADEVKRSVNLSELVTPGGAPQENPPLRLLQPIFDELVREIRRSLNYYQSQMADDSGKDARIDRLLLGGGGSLMAGVADYFHHKLNLPAEILNPFASPAIDASRVTAESQSIGPAYATVVGAAMGASMELATAA; from the coding sequence ATGCTGCGTAAGTGGATTTCTAAAGAGGGCGCGATCTCGATCGACGTCGGTTCGCACTCGATCAAGTTTTGCCAGATGCGCTGCGACGGAACCATCGAAGAGGCGCTCGAATGTCCAACCCCGCAAGACACGGTTCGCGAGGGCACTGTTATCGATGCTCCGGCCGTCGGCGCGGCTATCAAGCGGACCATACAGGAGATCGGGCTCAAAGGCGGCGCTGTGTCGCTTACTGTCGGCGGTCCAGCGGTCGTTGCACGGCCTGTGAAACTGCCGTCCATGACCAACGACGCGCTTGCTAAATCGATTCAGTACGAAGCGAGCCGGTACTTGCCGACCGCGACCAGCGAGCATTACGTAGGCTTTGACGTAATCAGCCGCAATGCCGACCAGATGGAAGCCCTGATCGTGGCCGCGCCGAGAGAGGTCGTTCAATCGCGACTGCAGGCCGCCCGAATCGCCGGCCTAGACCCCGAGGTTGTGGAGATCGAACCCTTCGCGCTCTTGCGGAGCGTTCAGTTGCAGGCTACCGATGTCGAGAACCCTGCCGGATTGGCGCTGATCGACATTGGAGCCAACCATACGCAGGTAACCGTGATGCACGGGAGCGCTTTTGCTCTGACTCGCTATATCAATATCGGAAGCGAAGTAATGAGCACGGCTATCCGAAACTACTTCCACTATAGCCCTGAGGAAGCGGACGAGGTCAAGAGGTCGGTCAACTTGAGCGAGTTGGTAACGCCCGGAGGCGCGCCGCAAGAAAATCCGCCCCTGCGACTGCTCCAGCCGATTTTCGACGAACTGGTTCGGGAGATTCGCCGATCGCTGAACTACTATCAGAGTCAGATGGCCGACGATTCGGGCAAGGACGCGCGGATCGATCGATTGTTGTTAGGCGGCGGAGGCAGCCTTATGGCCGGCGTGGCCGACTACTTCCATCACAAGTTGAACCTGCCGGCCGAAATTCTCAACCCGTTCGCCAGTCCCGCCATCGATGCGTCAAGAGTAACCGCCGAAAGTCAATCGATCGGACCAGCCTATGCGACGGTGGTCGGCGCCGCGATGGGCGCGAGCATGGAATTGGCAACTGCCGCCTGA
- a CDS encoding helix-turn-helix domain-containing protein has protein sequence MHPVMTLTEASRFLRLRTGQVSALAQNGSLPAFQVDGKWRFMKSALEEWMMQNEGANLESTGGGESNAA, from the coding sequence ATGCACCCTGTGATGACATTGACCGAAGCCTCTCGATTCTTGCGATTGCGGACCGGACAAGTTTCAGCGTTGGCTCAGAACGGTTCCCTTCCTGCTTTTCAGGTAGACGGCAAATGGCGTTTTATGAAGAGCGCGCTGGAAGAATGGATGATGCAAAACGAGGGCGCAAACCTGGAATCGACCGGCGGAGGTGAATCAAATGCTGCGTAA
- a CDS encoding AAA family ATPase, which produces MYEAYWGLSEPPFALTPDPRFLYLSKEHEDALMMLHYTLTRNRGAGLLAGDIGLGKTTLSRKLLELLDPVAFKVALIVNPVLTPTQLMREILSQLGSPVNSRDRQELVQKLYAKLIEMYEHGQRAVLIIDEAHLIRGSNTFEELRLLLNCQMNDQFLLSLLLLGQLELLKKVEKVPALHQRMAVKHTIKPLDQNATTDLIEFRLRTAGYAGDRVPFTPDALFEMHQFTGGYPRLVCQVADNALMIGMSSGAKHIDGFTMHGVISDFQGKEW; this is translated from the coding sequence ATGTACGAAGCCTATTGGGGGTTGTCGGAGCCGCCCTTTGCTCTAACGCCCGATCCGCGCTTCCTGTATCTGTCTAAAGAGCACGAAGACGCGCTGATGATGCTGCACTACACTCTGACGCGCAATCGAGGGGCCGGGCTGTTGGCCGGGGACATCGGCCTGGGCAAGACGACTCTCAGTCGCAAATTATTGGAACTCTTAGACCCGGTCGCGTTCAAAGTCGCACTGATCGTTAATCCAGTACTGACGCCGACGCAACTGATGCGCGAAATCTTGAGCCAACTTGGCTCGCCGGTCAATTCCAGAGACAGACAGGAACTGGTCCAGAAACTCTATGCCAAGTTGATCGAAATGTACGAACATGGCCAGCGCGCCGTGCTGATCATCGACGAAGCGCACTTAATCCGCGGATCGAACACGTTTGAGGAACTTAGGCTCTTGCTGAACTGCCAGATGAACGACCAATTCTTGCTGAGCTTACTGCTGCTCGGTCAGTTGGAACTTCTGAAGAAGGTCGAAAAAGTGCCGGCCCTGCATCAGCGCATGGCGGTCAAGCACACCATCAAGCCGCTGGACCAAAACGCAACGACGGATCTGATCGAATTCCGACTGCGCACGGCCGGATATGCGGGAGACCGAGTACCGTTCACGCCCGATGCGCTGTTCGAGATGCATCAGTTTACGGGCGGCTATCCGCGTCTGGTCTGCCAAGTGGCCGACAACGCCCTAATGATCGGTATGAGTTCGGGCGCAAAGCATATCGATGGGTTTACCATGCATGGGGTGATATCCGACTTTCAGGGGAAGGAGTGGTAG